One Ficedula albicollis isolate OC2 chromosome Z, FicAlb1.5, whole genome shotgun sequence DNA window includes the following coding sequences:
- the LOC101815751 gene encoding interferon-like isoform X1, whose amino-acid sequence MALPGCAQPCLRHSTLALLLLIVAPATSLPCHHLRTHDIGDALQLLQDMAPSTTQPCDLREPPFFPDTLLHNNLHPPQAAATALRILQHLFHTLSANGTRQHWPARPRSHLLNKLQHHIHHLEQCLPDSASLFKGPRNPLLTINKYFRDIQLFLHAHNHSACAWDHVRLEALTCFQHVDRLIRQMKHRAALDLH is encoded by the coding sequence ATGGCTCTACCTGgatgtgcacagccctgcctgcggCACAGCACCCTGGCACTCCTGCTCCTCATTGTGGCTCCTGCCACCAGCCTGCCGTGCCATCACCTGCGGACCCACGATATTGGGGATgcactgcagcttctccaggacATGGCTCCAAGCACGACACAGCCCTGCGATCTCCGAGAGCCGCCCTTCTTCCCCGACACCCTTCTGCACAACAACCTCCACCCGCCACAAGCCGCCGCCACCGCCCTACGCATCCTCCAGCACCTCTTCCACACCCTCAGCGCCAACGGCACCCGCCAGCACTGGCCCGCCCGGCCTCGCAGCCACCTCCTCAACAAACTCCAGCACCACATCCACCACCTCGAGCAATGCCTCCCCGACAGCGCTTCGCTCTTCAAAGGACCACGCAACCCGCTGCTCACCATCAACAAGTACTTCAGGGACATCCAGCTCTTCCTCCACGCCCACAACCACAGCGCCTGCGCCTGGGACCACGTCCGCCTCGAAGCTCTTACTTGCTTCCAACACGTGGACAGACTCATACGGCAAATGAAGCACCGAGCTGCTCTGGACCTCCACTAA